One genomic segment of Stigmatopora argus isolate UIUO_Sarg chromosome 1, RoL_Sarg_1.0, whole genome shotgun sequence includes these proteins:
- the rassf11 gene encoding ras association domain-containing protein 8, whose product MEIKVTVDNLPRLVCGVTDETTCQDVVTVLAQAIGQPGRYMLRERFKDFERCMSPDERPLEMLRKYGEHAKEVQLALFHGGPSVSDEISRSKAGRRQACPPLRKKEANARVWRRSGSLNQHRHSLPLSCLKRDTEQNQEHLKRPKRKSLTFMEEAWEWLENLGKTQVYSTSCDKDSGKRNEKSKRSFLSITLSAGRKNPRDQNQVRGHRKSKSDLDHQTSCCMGTQQKVKEDRHPKKTHGHQLEISNSCEDEFNHLRETIICQLSYLQKIQVVVEKVDNEILELEEKERAREEQKLIELEQIRFWENELKVEEAFEKDLLNHFHEMKAKVVDCKAKLGDYKSKMEKIAFRGDPNLCSKEGQDVTEESLAKETISGELLESEVDVNGDRKWPPRRAVHPPPAAVIPPSLIKTRRPTGPAELREWWARWSALQNAKTNRKDTKLHRSELTVYLGSTKN is encoded by the exons ATGGAAATTAAAGTGACAGTGGATAATCTGCCACGTTTGGTTTGTGGAGTAACCGATGAGACAACATGCCAAGACGTGGTCACAGTGTTAGCTCAAGCCATAG GTCAACCTGGACGCTACATGTTACGCGAGAGGTTCAAAGACTTTGAGAGATGCATGTCTCCAGACGAGCGTCCCCTGGAGATGCTAAGAAAGTATGGGGAACACGCCAAAGAAGTCCAGCTCGCATTGTTCCACGGCGGTCCTTCGGTTTCTGACGAAATAAGCCGATCCAAAGCGGGTCGACGCCAAGCTTGTCCGCCATTAAGGAAGAAAGAAGCCAACGCGAGAGTTTGGCGTCGAAGCGGTTCTCTGAATCAGCATCGGCATAGTCTTCCGTTGTCCTGCTTGAAACGCGACACAGAACAGAACCAGGAACATCTGAAGAGACCCAAAAGAAAGTCCTTGACCTTCATGGAGGAGGCCTGGGAATGGCTGGAAAACCTGGGAAAAACACAGGTTTACAGCACCTCGTGTGATAAGGATAGCGGCAAGAGGAATGAAAAAAGCAAGCGAAGTTTTCTAAGTATCACACTTTCTGCTGGAAGAAAGAATCCACGTGACCAGAACCAAGTCCGGGGTCACAGGAAGTCCAAATCCGACTTGGATCATCAAACATCTTGCTGCATGGGAACTCAGCAGAAGGTCAAGGAAGACAGACATCCCAAGAAAACGCACGGGCATCAACTCGAAATCTCCAACAGTTGTGAGGATGAGTTCAATCACCTAAGAGAAACCATAATATGCCAGCTTAGTTACCTTCAAAAGATCCAAGTTGTGGTAGAGAAGGTAGACAATGAGATTTTAGAGCTAGAGGAAAAGGAACGGGCCAGAGAAGAGCAAAAGTTGATTGAATTAGAGCAAATAAGGTTCTGGGAGAATGAACTCAAGGTAGAGGAAGCATTTGAGAAAGATTTGCTGAATCACTTCCACGAAATGAAAGCTAAGGTTGTGGACTGCAAAGCCAAACTGGGGGATTACAAgagcaaaatggaaaaaattgcCTTCCGTGGAGATCCAAATCTTTGCTCTAAAGAGGGCCAAGACGTTACAGAAGAGAGTCTGGCAAAGGAGACAATAAGTGGGGAGTTATTAGAGTCAGAAGTTGATGTAAATGGTGACAGGAAGTGGCCGCCCAGAAGAGCTGTCCACCCTCCTCCAGCAGCTGTTATTCCCCCTAGTCTGATAAAAACACGACGGCCCACCGGGCCAGCTGAGCTAAGGGAGTGGTGGGCCCGCTGGTCTGCACTCCAAAATGCCAAAACAAACCGGAAGGACACTAAGCTCCACCGCTCAGAGCTCACCGTCTATTTGGGCAGTACCAAAAATTAA
- the ampd1 gene encoding AMP deaminase 1, translating into MPKVVVPETDEKMRAFAEQIFASETKGEDVRDEISVFDVPEDCPILHHEMAHHLHADDDVEKRKRRFRATRPSDQTTAAPVVEVDRPTYLEVPDFQRVAIIGDYASGVTMDDFELSCKGLYRALTIREKYMKLAYQRFPRTASQYLRDIEGETFKVEDQVQPVFTSPPKDEEDAFETAGLLENLGYIARMKDGLIYLYDDAQAADKHEPRDLPYPNHATFIDDMNFLIALIAQGPTKTYTHRRLKFLMSKFNVHEMLNEMEEMKELKNNPHRDFYNCRKVDTHIHAAACMNQKHLLRFIKKSYRVDADRTVHNLKGKEVTLKELFESLHLHPYDLTVDSLDVHAGRQTFQRFDKFNAKYNPVGASELRDLYLKSENHINGEYFATIIKEVANDLEDAKYQYAEPRLSIYGCTPNEWNKLSSWFVKHRVYSPHLKWMIQIPRIYDIFRARDFVPHFGKMLENIFLPVFNATIDPKSNPELSVFLKHVTGFDSVDDESKHSGHMFSTKSPKPEEWDIAKNPSYTYYIYYMYANIAVLNQLRRQRGMNTFMFRPHCGEAGAITHLLAAFMTADNISHGLNLKKSPVLQYLYYLTQIPIAMSPLSNNSLFLEYAKNPLLEFQKKGLVVSLSTDDPMQFHYTKEPLMEEYAIAAQVFKLSTCDMCEISRNSVLQSAMSDEEKIHFLGQDYLKEGPEGNDIRKTNVAQIRMAYRYETISYELNLIKEGLKSE; encoded by the exons ATGCCAAAAGTTGTGGTACCAG AGACCGACGAGAAGATGCGGGCCTTTGCCGAGCAGATCTTCGCGTCCGAGACCAAAGGCGAGGACGTCCGTGATGAGATTTCCGTGTTTGACGTGCCTGAGGACTGCCCCATCCTCCACCATGAAATGGCGCACCACTTGCATGCTGACGACGATGTTGAGAAGCG CAAGCGTCGTTTTCGTGCTACAAGACCAAGTGACCAAACTACTGCAGCCCCTGTGGTGGAAGTGGACAGACCCACCTACCTGGAAGTACCGGACTTCCAAAGAGTTGCCATCATTGGAGATTACGCCTCTGGG GTTACCATGGATGACTTTGAGCTCTCCTGCAAAGGTTTATACCGTGCGTTGACCATCCGAGAGAAGTACATGAAGTTGGCTTACCAGCGCTTTCCAAGGACCGCGTCGCAGTACCTCCGTGACATCGAAGGCGAAACCTTCAAGGTGGAAGACCAGGTGCAACCTG TTTTCACATCCCCGCCCAAGGATGAAGAAGACGCATTTGAAACAGCAGGACTGTTGGAGAATCTGGGCTACATTGCGCGTATGAAGGATGGTCTCATCTATTTGTACGATGATGCCCAAGCTGCAGACAAACACGAGCCTAGAGACCTGCCTTATCCTAACCACGCTACCTTCATCGATGACATGAACTTTCTCATCGCTCTCATTGCCCAAGGTCCCAC AAAGACATACACTCATCGTCGTCTGAAGTTCCTCATGTCCAAGTTCAACGTGCATGAAATGCTGAATGAGATGGAGGAGATGAAAGAGCTGAAGAATAACCCTCACAGAGATTTCTACAATTGCAGGAAG GTGGACACTCACATCCACGCCGCTGCCTGCATGAACCAGAAACACCTGCTGCGCTTCATCAAGAAATCCTACCGAGTGGACGCCGACCGCACCGTGCACAATCTCAAAGGGAAAGAGGTCACCTTGAAGGAGCTTTTTGAATCCCTCCACCTGCATCCGTACGACCTCACTGTGGATTCGCTAGACGTGCACGCT ggcagACAAACCTTTCAGCGTTTTGACAAGTTCAATGCCAAGTACAACCCTGTTGGAGCGAGCGAGCTGCGTGACCTCTACCTGAAGTCGGAGAATCACATCAATGGAGAATACTTTGCTACCATCATCAAG GAAGTAGCCAACGACCTGGAAGATGCAAAGTACCAATACGCCGAACCTCGCCTGTCTATCTACGGCTGCACGCCCAATGAATGGAACAAACTCTCCAGCTGGTTTGTCAAGCACAGGGTCTACTCTCCTCACCTCAAGTGGATGATTCAAATTCCCAGAATCTA TGACATCTTCAGAGCCAGGGACTTTGTCCCCCACTTTGGAAAGATGCTGGAGAATATTTTCCTCCCCGTTTTTAATGCCACTATCGACCCCAAGTCCAACCCCGAGCTCAGTGTCTTCCTCAAGCAC GTGACAGGTTTCGACAGCGTGGATGACGAGTCAAAGCACAGTGGTCATATGTTCTCCACAAAGAGTCCCAAACCAGAGGAGTGGGACATTGCTAAGAACCCATCTTACACCTACTACATCTACTACATGTATGCCAATATCGCTGTGCTCAACCAGCTACGGAG ACAGAGAGGCATGAACACGTTCATGTTCAGGCCTCATTGCGGTGAAGCCGGCGCCATCACCCATCTGCTGGCTGCCTTCATGACGGCTGACAACATCTCACACGGCCTCAACCTTAAAAAG AGTCCAGTACTGCAGTACCTGTACTACCTGACCCAGATCCCCATTGCCATGTCCCCCCTAAGCAACAACAGTCTTTTCCTTGAGTACGCCAAGAACCCACTGCTGGAGTTCCAAAAGAAAGGCCTGGTGGTCTCGCTCTCCACGGATGACCCCATGCAGTTCCACTACACCAAG GAGCCTCTGATGGAGGAGTACGCCATCGCAGCGCAGGTTTTCAAACTCAGCACCTGTGACATGTGCGAGATCTCCAGAAACAGTGTGCTGCAGAGCGCAATGTCGGACGAG GAGAAAATTCATTTCTTGGGTCAAGACTACTTGAAGGAGGGTCCGGAGGGGAACGACATCAGGAAAACCAACGTGGCCCAGATCCGTATGGCGTACCGCTACGAGACCATTTCCTATGAGCTCAACCTCATCAAGGAGGGTCTAAAGTCTGAGTAA